A single genomic interval of Lacrimispora sphenoides JCM 1415 harbors:
- the trmB gene encoding tRNA (guanosine(46)-N7)-methyltransferase TrmB yields the protein MRLRHIPGSEEEIAGSPFVVQNPFEKKGCWKEVFGNENPIEIEVGMGKGRFIMELAAIHPEINYVGIERYPSVLLRGLQKRAQMELDNIFFMCVDAKNLADIFAPGEVQKVYLNFSDPWPKDRHAKRRLTSEDFMAVYGQILKPDGAVEFKTDNRGLFDYSLEAIPRAGWQIKEFTYDLHHNQMGEGNVMTEYEEKFSSQGNPIYKLIAGRK from the coding sequence ATGAGGTTACGTCATATACCAGGCTCGGAGGAGGAAATTGCGGGTAGTCCCTTTGTTGTACAGAATCCTTTTGAGAAAAAGGGCTGCTGGAAGGAAGTGTTTGGCAATGAAAATCCCATAGAGATAGAAGTAGGAATGGGAAAGGGCCGTTTTATCATGGAACTGGCTGCTATTCATCCGGAAATCAATTATGTTGGTATTGAGAGGTATCCCAGTGTCCTTTTGAGAGGCTTACAGAAAAGGGCTCAGATGGAACTTGACAATATATTCTTTATGTGTGTGGATGCAAAAAATCTGGCCGATATATTCGCTCCGGGAGAGGTCCAGAAGGTTTACTTAAACTTTTCCGATCCCTGGCCAAAGGACCGCCATGCAAAGCGCAGGCTTACATCAGAGGATTTTATGGCGGTTTATGGCCAGATTTTAAAGCCTGACGGTGCTGTGGAATTTAAAACTGACAACAGGGGCCTGTTTGATTATTCCCTGGAAGCAATCCCGAGAGCTGGGTGGCAGATTAAGGAATTCACCTATGACCTTCACCACAATCAGATGGGAGAGGGTAATGTGATGACAGAATATGAAGAGAAGTTTTCCTCTCAGGGGAACCCTATTTATAAA
- a CDS encoding DUF4886 domain-containing protein, which yields MNNMGKGGSMKRSGLVKAAIGILAFLVIAFLTVFFLISSALKDFKVQVMDFDQELNLRKPVQVKTEPTVLFLGNSMTYYNDLPTVFLNLSRSGGFAAEVYELTEGSYRLEYFADETDEVGEQACDALKNYDWDYVILQEQSGISTMGAEEHMYPAARTLDSMIREANGESVFLMTWAYKEGFSLPLLGLEFNNTREEMQTQMAQNYMNIATELDALLAPAGIAFMRCSSDYPEIELWDEDGNHPSQAGTYLAACVLYQVLYDQSPGELGYTADLDRQTASKLQLVAAGI from the coding sequence ATGAATAATATGGGGAAAGGCGGAAGTATGAAGCGTTCAGGATTAGTAAAGGCAGCAATAGGAATTTTGGCATTTTTGGTTATTGCTTTTTTGACCGTATTTTTTTTAATCTCCAGTGCATTAAAGGATTTCAAGGTTCAGGTGATGGATTTTGACCAGGAGTTAAATTTAAGAAAACCGGTACAGGTGAAAACGGAACCGACCGTTTTGTTTCTTGGAAACAGCATGACATATTATAATGATCTTCCGACGGTATTTTTAAATTTAAGCCGGAGCGGAGGATTTGCCGCAGAGGTATATGAATTGACGGAAGGTTCGTATCGTCTTGAATATTTTGCGGATGAAACGGATGAGGTTGGGGAACAGGCGTGTGATGCACTGAAAAATTATGATTGGGATTATGTAATTTTGCAGGAACAAAGCGGTATTTCCACAATGGGAGCAGAAGAGCACATGTATCCTGCCGCAAGGACGCTTGACAGTATGATCCGGGAAGCAAATGGCGAATCGGTGTTTCTTATGACGTGGGCTTATAAAGAGGGTTTCTCTTTACCGCTATTAGGTTTGGAATTTAATAATACAAGAGAAGAAATGCAGACTCAAATGGCTCAAAACTATATGAATATTGCAACTGAACTGGATGCGCTGCTGGCACCTGCTGGTATCGCATTTATGCGGTGTTCTTCCGATTATCCGGAAATTGAACTCTGGGATGAAGACGGGAATCACCCGTCACAGGCTGGGACATATCTGGCTGCATGTGTTTTGTATCAGGTGTTATACGATCAGTCACCCGGAGAACTTGGTTACACAGCTGATCTGGATAGGCAGACGGCTTCGAAGCTACAACTGGTTGCTGCGGGGATCTGA
- a CDS encoding alpha/beta hydrolase — translation MDKEFIKIENIPVILWGTKSDSIYIYVHGKNANKEEANSFAEKAVKRGFQVLSFDLPEHGERINENYPCVVWNGIHDLNIIGAYVQQSWIDIYLYGISLGAYFSLLAYKDMPLKKCLLLSPILDMERLIQNMMKWFSVSEEVLKEKQEIQTPIGEMLNWDYYCYVRNNPIDRWNVSTAILFGSEDNLTEREIVEDFAKRFDCDLTVLDGGEHWFHTEKQLTILDKWLDKQI, via the coding sequence ATGGATAAAGAATTTATAAAAATAGAGAATATCCCTGTAATTTTGTGGGGAACAAAATCGGACAGCATATACATATATGTTCATGGTAAGAACGCAAATAAAGAAGAAGCAAATAGTTTTGCGGAAAAGGCAGTTAAAAGAGGCTTTCAAGTTCTTAGTTTTGACTTGCCCGAACACGGTGAACGAATAAATGAAAACTATCCTTGTGTTGTCTGGAATGGGATTCACGATTTGAATATAATTGGAGCGTATGTCCAACAGAGTTGGATTGACATTTACTTGTATGGCATTAGCTTAGGCGCATATTTTAGTCTGCTTGCGTACAAAGATATGCCGCTTAAAAAGTGCCTGCTTCTATCTCCTATACTTGACATGGAACGTTTAATACAAAATATGATGAAATGGTTTAGCGTCAGCGAAGAAGTACTGAAGGAAAAACAAGAAATTCAAACGCCAATAGGTGAAATGCTAAACTGGGATTATTATTGTTATGTGAGAAACAATCCCATTGACAGATGGAATGTATCAACGGCAATATTATTCGGTTCAGAGGATAATCTAACTGAGCGTGAAATAGTTGAAGATTTTGCAAAACGGTTTGACTGCGATTTAACCGTTTTAGATGGTGGTGAACACTGGTTTCATACAGAGAAGCAATTAACCATATTGGATAAATGGCTTGATAAACAGATATAG
- a CDS encoding SH3 domain-containing protein has product MGTTDNSFLLRIQQGQRETEKLMSQKQYNMAMIKARQTLEYMVNYLGERALIVEGDLADSIDQLFEGRFISQSAKDHYHRIRVLGNKAVHEGDDSPYDANEAFQLLSQEVNTFANSNNRGSQGGTPINKHPADVRTISSTSRNNPPRSSASRNEFQGTGNQRSSGARTAPLRTQEHTGGAGRTGTRPDGARPGQRPAQKSVSRNGQRPASHSRSRRRSKKKGFDPYELLKPALIFLVLLVLVLIIVKLIPGKDSKKDPTTAETTAEVTTEAMTSAETSAEPTEPETEATKIYTTKSKLNVRSEPSTEGAKLGSLASGTVVEYVKTYDDKWTVIMFEGTEAYVATEFLTISESETGTDAGESTSAAENTATTTAATP; this is encoded by the coding sequence ATGGGAACTACAGACAACAGTTTCTTGCTAAGAATCCAGCAGGGTCAAAGGGAAACGGAAAAGCTCATGAGCCAGAAGCAGTATAACATGGCTATGATCAAAGCCCGGCAAACCCTGGAATATATGGTAAATTATCTTGGAGAAAGGGCTCTGATTGTGGAAGGCGATCTGGCGGACAGCATAGACCAGCTATTTGAAGGACGCTTTATTTCTCAGTCTGCCAAAGACCACTATCACAGGATCCGCGTGCTGGGAAACAAGGCAGTTCACGAAGGAGATGACAGTCCCTATGACGCCAACGAGGCCTTTCAGCTTCTGTCTCAGGAAGTCAATACCTTTGCAAACTCTAATAATAGAGGAAGCCAGGGGGGAACCCCAATTAATAAACATCCTGCAGACGTTAGGACCATCTCCTCAACTTCCCGGAATAATCCTCCGCGAAGCAGCGCTTCGAGAAATGAATTCCAGGGAACAGGTAATCAAAGAAGCAGCGGCGCAAGAACTGCGCCATTAAGAACACAGGAACATACAGGCGGTGCCGGGCGCACTGGTACAAGACCGGACGGGGCAAGACCAGGACAAAGGCCGGCTCAGAAGAGTGTTTCCAGAAACGGCCAGAGGCCCGCTTCACATAGCAGAAGCAGGAGGCGTTCCAAAAAGAAAGGCTTTGATCCCTACGAACTGCTGAAACCGGCTCTCATCTTTCTGGTTCTTCTTGTACTTGTCCTGATCATCGTAAAGCTGATCCCAGGAAAGGACTCAAAAAAAGATCCCACAACAGCCGAAACGACTGCTGAGGTAACTACCGAAGCCATGACAAGTGCCGAAACTTCTGCAGAACCTACGGAACCAGAGACAGAAGCGACGAAAATTTATACCACTAAAAGCAAGCTTAATGTCCGCTCAGAGCCTTCTACCGAAGGTGCCAAGCTTGGAAGCCTTGCTTCCGGTACAGTAGTGGAATATGTCAAGACTTATGACGACAAATGGACGGTTATTATGTTTGAAGGAACAGAGGCTTATGTTGCCACCGAATTCCTGACAATATCGGAAAGTGAGACAGGGACGGACGCAGGGGAGTCTACTTCCGCCGCGGAGAATACAGCAACAACAACAGCCGCAACCCCGTAA
- a CDS encoding V0D/AC39 family V-type ATPase subunit, which translates to MGDLLSYSGITTKVRAMESHLITDSQFREMAALETVSDAEEYLRRLPAYEGLFANLEGVVLHRGAIEQRLILSLYQDYAKLYRFANLTQRKFLDLYFMHFEIDILKKCFRNAMGKNRLDIDLSVFQDFFEKHSRLDLIKLSSTTDLKEFIANLEGSVYYDLLSHLDDREQPTLFDYEVHLDLLYFKTIWKVMGKYLTSKEQDLLKRCFGSKLDLLNIQWIYRSKKYYHLQPADIYTLLIPFNYHLNKEQISKLAETATLEEFYSVLKNTFYGRKSDLEAADMPDLEHITLEVLDKIYRSSSRQNPYSIATLNSYLYFKEEEIQKIITLIESIRYRVSPDEIISYVVKM; encoded by the coding sequence ATGGGAGACTTACTATCCTACAGCGGCATTACAACCAAAGTAAGAGCCATGGAGAGCCATCTGATCACCGACAGTCAGTTCCGCGAAATGGCTGCCCTTGAAACCGTTTCTGATGCAGAGGAATATTTAAGACGTCTTCCGGCCTATGAAGGACTGTTTGCTAACCTGGAGGGTGTAGTGCTCCACCGGGGGGCCATTGAACAGCGTCTGATCCTTTCTCTGTACCAGGATTATGCAAAGCTCTACCGGTTCGCCAATTTAACCCAACGTAAGTTCCTTGACCTGTATTTTATGCACTTTGAAATCGATATCCTGAAGAAATGCTTCCGCAATGCTATGGGTAAGAACCGATTAGATATCGATCTCTCTGTATTCCAGGACTTTTTTGAGAAGCATTCCCGGCTGGATCTAATTAAGCTGTCATCAACCACGGACTTAAAAGAGTTTATAGCCAACTTAGAAGGTTCGGTCTATTATGACCTGCTGTCCCACTTAGATGACAGGGAACAGCCTACCTTGTTTGATTATGAGGTCCACTTAGATCTTCTTTACTTTAAGACCATTTGGAAGGTCATGGGAAAATATCTTACAAGCAAGGAACAGGACCTCCTCAAACGCTGCTTTGGCTCCAAGCTGGATTTACTTAATATTCAGTGGATTTACCGATCTAAAAAATATTATCATTTGCAGCCTGCCGATATTTATACCCTTCTTATCCCCTTCAATTATCATTTGAATAAGGAGCAGATTAGTAAACTGGCAGAAACAGCTACACTGGAAGAGTTCTATTCTGTACTAAAGAATACCTTTTATGGACGGAAATCAGATCTGGAAGCCGCAGACATGCCGGACTTGGAACACATTACACTGGAAGTACTGGATAAAATATACCGTTCCTCCAGCCGGCAGAATCCGTATTCCATTGCCACACTGAATTCCTATCTTTATTTTAAGGAGGAAGAAATTCAAAAGATTATCACCCTCATAGAGAGCATCCGTTACCGCGTAAGCCCGGATGAAATCATCTCCTATGTAGTAAAAATGTAA
- a CDS encoding V-type ATP synthase subunit I, producing the protein MIEKMKFLSITGPKEDIDRVIDTYLSKYEIHLENALSELKTVKDLRPYIETNPYKDAYQRAMELAELLPPGIQPGNRKKIPIQRADKIVSEIGDQVKELTAKEEALISEQNSFRQSLERILPFTGLNYELSSILQFKYIKFRFGRISHEYYNKFVSYVYDTIDTVLYKCREDDEYVWLVYFVPESISNQIDAIYASMRFERYFLPDVYEGTPLDAIHFLEDKISALQSDIDGIRKQMSELLESRQEELLTARDKLEVFSTNFNVRKLAACTKQKVNTFYILCGWMSNRDAAAFQKEISNDEKTFCILEDDHNNILSKPPTKLHNPRLFKPFEMFIQMYGLPAYNEIDPTILIGITYSFLFGFMFGDVGQGICLLIGGLLLYRLKKINLAAIISCCGIFSTIFGFLFGSVFGFENIIQAVWLRPLEHMTNLPFIGRLNTVFIVAVSIGMGIILLTMVLNIINSIRFHDPERTLFDTNGVAGLVFYASLVLTIVLYMTNNPIPAAILLVIMFGLPLIVMFFKEPLTNLVEKKAQIMPKEKGMFVVQGFFELFEVLLSYFSNTLSFVRVGAFAVSHAAMMEVVLMLSGVEAGNPNWLVVILGNLFVCGMEGLIVGIQVLRLEYYELFSRFYRGTGRAFKPYGKKI; encoded by the coding sequence GTGATAGAAAAGATGAAATTCTTAAGTATCACCGGGCCCAAGGAAGATATTGACCGGGTCATCGACACTTATTTATCCAAATATGAAATCCATTTGGAAAATGCCCTGTCGGAATTAAAAACGGTGAAAGACTTAAGGCCTTATATTGAAACAAATCCATACAAAGACGCTTACCAGCGTGCCATGGAGCTGGCGGAATTACTCCCTCCGGGTATTCAGCCAGGCAACCGGAAAAAGATTCCAATCCAGCGGGCAGACAAAATTGTCAGTGAGATCGGGGACCAGGTAAAGGAGCTTACAGCAAAGGAAGAGGCCCTTATATCCGAACAAAATTCTTTCCGGCAATCCCTGGAACGAATCCTGCCATTTACCGGACTAAACTATGAGTTAAGCTCCATCCTTCAGTTTAAGTACATTAAATTCCGTTTTGGGCGTATTTCTCATGAGTATTACAACAAATTTGTGAGCTATGTATATGATACCATTGATACCGTCCTCTATAAATGCCGGGAGGATGACGAATATGTCTGGCTGGTTTATTTTGTGCCGGAAAGCATCTCTAACCAGATTGACGCTATTTATGCCTCCATGCGTTTTGAGCGTTACTTTTTGCCTGACGTATATGAGGGCACGCCTTTAGACGCCATTCATTTTCTGGAAGATAAGATAAGCGCTCTCCAGTCTGATATCGACGGCATACGAAAACAGATGTCCGAATTGCTGGAATCCAGGCAGGAGGAGTTATTGACGGCACGGGATAAGCTTGAGGTATTTTCTACCAACTTTAACGTGAGAAAATTGGCCGCATGCACCAAACAGAAAGTAAATACCTTTTATATCCTCTGCGGCTGGATGAGCAACCGGGATGCGGCCGCCTTTCAGAAAGAAATCTCTAACGATGAAAAAACTTTCTGTATCTTGGAAGATGACCACAACAACATTTTGAGCAAACCTCCCACCAAGCTTCATAATCCCAGGCTTTTTAAGCCCTTTGAGATGTTCATACAGATGTACGGTCTGCCGGCATACAATGAGATCGATCCCACCATATTGATCGGTATCACCTATTCCTTCCTCTTTGGTTTTATGTTCGGGGATGTGGGGCAGGGAATATGCCTTCTGATTGGAGGGCTGCTCCTCTACCGGCTGAAAAAGATAAATCTGGCGGCGATTATATCCTGCTGCGGTATTTTTTCAACCATATTTGGATTCCTGTTCGGCAGTGTTTTTGGATTTGAAAACATCATACAGGCCGTTTGGCTCCGTCCTCTGGAGCACATGACTAACCTGCCCTTTATAGGGAGGCTGAATACCGTATTTATCGTAGCGGTTTCCATTGGTATGGGCATTATCCTGTTGACCATGGTTCTTAACATCATAAACAGCATCCGCTTTCATGATCCGGAAAGGACCCTGTTTGACACAAACGGTGTGGCAGGACTTGTCTTCTATGCAAGCCTTGTGCTCACCATCGTCCTATACATGACAAATAATCCCATTCCGGCTGCCATACTCCTTGTTATCATGTTTGGCCTCCCGCTGATCGTCATGTTCTTTAAGGAACCTCTCACCAACCTGGTGGAAAAGAAAGCGCAGATCATGCCAAAGGAAAAGGGCATGTTTGTGGTTCAGGGTTTCTTTGAACTGTTTGAAGTGCTTTTAAGTTATTTTTCCAACACCCTTTCCTTTGTCCGTGTAGGGGCTTTTGCTGTCAGCCACGCGGCCATGATGGAGGTTGTCCTTATGCTGTCCGGTGTGGAAGCAGGAAACCCGAACTGGCTGGTTGTTATTCTTGGCAACTTATTCGTCTGCGGCATGGAAGGCCTGATCGTTGGAATCCAGGTTCTGCGTCTGGAATATTACGAATTATTCAGCCGTTTCTATCGTGGAACCGGCCGTGCATTTAAACCATACGGGAAGAAAATTTAA
- a CDS encoding ATP synthase subunit C translates to MSTLVKITLAIALTLSIALPFGAFAMGAKTKGRYKTALGINTLLFFGTLIVSSVFMFNGQAAAAESAAAGTGSIAGMGYLAAALSTGLACIGGGIAVSAAASAALGAISEDGSILGKSLIFVGLAEGVCLYGLIISFMILGKL, encoded by the coding sequence ATGTCAACCTTAGTAAAAATTACATTAGCAATTGCATTAACCTTAAGTATCGCCCTGCCCTTCGGAGCCTTTGCCATGGGCGCAAAAACAAAGGGCCGCTATAAAACTGCTCTTGGTATCAACACCCTTTTATTTTTCGGAACCTTAATCGTATCCAGTGTATTCATGTTTAACGGCCAGGCTGCTGCTGCGGAAAGCGCCGCTGCCGGCACTGGAAGCATTGCCGGAATGGGTTACTTAGCAGCTGCCCTTTCCACAGGTCTTGCCTGCATCGGCGGCGGTATTGCCGTTTCCGCTGCTGCCAGCGCTGCTCTCGGTGCCATCAGCGAGGATGGTTCCATACTTGGTAAATCACTGATCTTCGTAGGGCTTGCCGAAGGCGTTTGTCTGTATGGCTTGATCATTTCTTTCATGATCTTAGGTAAGCTCTAA
- a CDS encoding V-type ATP synthase subunit F, translating to MKMYLISDNVDTWTGMRLAGVEGAVVHEKAELKRELDKVLADKEIGIILLTEKFGKEFPDIINDVKLNRKLPLIIEIPDRHGTGRKPNFITDYVNEAIGLKL from the coding sequence ATGAAAATGTATTTGATCAGCGATAACGTGGACACTTGGACCGGCATGAGATTAGCCGGAGTTGAGGGCGCTGTCGTTCATGAAAAGGCTGAACTGAAACGTGAACTGGATAAAGTCCTGGCCGATAAGGAGATTGGGATCATTCTCCTGACGGAAAAGTTCGGAAAAGAGTTTCCGGACATCATCAATGATGTGAAGTTAAACCGCAAGCTTCCATTGATCATAGAAATCCCTGACCGCCATGGTACCGGCCGCAAGCCGAACTTTATCACAGATTACGTTAATGAAGCCATCGGATTAAAACTATAA
- a CDS encoding V-type ATP synthase subunit E — translation MTTEEKLQHFLEFCMEDARTRSAKMLDEYTAALEQTFLEHQEDAKRRAAHQVALESERIEREINKKLSLEQIGMKRVFGKKQDELKDKLFSELRDKLATFMGSPEYTKLLEKQIREAKALAGKEFITIYIDPADEEKINELAISGGSDIQVSEYSFLGGTRAVIPSRHILIDNSFQTKLAEAKRDFRFDVKDLMGGTAND, via the coding sequence TTGACGACTGAGGAAAAATTACAGCATTTCCTGGAATTTTGCATGGAAGATGCCAGAACCCGCAGTGCAAAGATGCTTGATGAATATACAGCTGCCTTGGAGCAGACCTTTTTAGAGCATCAGGAAGATGCGAAACGAAGGGCTGCACACCAGGTAGCTTTGGAAAGCGAACGAATCGAGCGGGAAATCAACAAAAAGCTTTCCCTGGAACAGATCGGCATGAAACGGGTTTTTGGAAAAAAACAGGATGAGCTGAAAGATAAGCTGTTTTCGGAGCTTCGGGATAAACTGGCCACATTTATGGGATCCCCCGAATATACAAAGCTTTTGGAAAAGCAGATACGGGAAGCCAAGGCCCTGGCAGGAAAGGAATTCATCACCATTTACATCGATCCTGCAGATGAAGAGAAGATCAATGAACTGGCAATTTCAGGCGGCTCTGACATCCAGGTGAGCGAATACTCCTTTCTGGGAGGAACACGGGCTGTTATCCCTTCCAGGCACATTTTAATCGACAATTCATTTCAAACCAAGCTGGCGGAGGCAAAACGCGACTTCCGCTTTGATGTAAAGGATCTGATGGGAGGTACGGCTAATGACTAA
- a CDS encoding V-type ATP synthase subunit A: MTNTGTISGINGPVIYLKGDSGFRMNEMVYVGEDHLVGEVIGLTDRRTIVQVYEETSGLKPGGTVTSSGFPVSVTLAPGILNNIFDGIERPLSEIAKTGGAYIDRGIHVDALDGEKLWKTHITVKKGDHLLPGTIIAEVPETPAIVHKVMIPPDMEGYVLDVVEDGSYTISDPLLTLQLLDGSEKKITMTQKWPIRVPRPILKRYPAGKPLITGQRIIDTLFPLAKGGTACIPGGFGTGKTMTQHQIAKWSDADIIIYIGCGERGNEMTQVLEEFSELVDPRSGNPLMDRTTLIANTSNMPVAAREASLYSGLTLAEYYRDMGYHVAIMADSTSRWAEALRELSGRLEEMPAEEGFPAYLASRLSAFYERAGMIQNMNGTEGSVTIIGAVSPQGGDFSEPVTQNTKRFVRCFWGLDRNLANERHFPAIHWLSSYSEYLTDLAPWYVENVDKKFVDYRNRLVFLLTQESSLMEIVKLIGGDMLPDDQKLILEISKVIRIGFLQQNAFHKDDTCVPMEKQFKMMDLILYLYKKSRSLVSMGMPMSVLKEDPIFDKIISIKYDVPNDRLDMFDDYKKQVDAFYDSVIERNA; this comes from the coding sequence ATGACTAATACAGGCACCATTTCCGGCATTAACGGCCCTGTCATTTATTTAAAGGGTGATTCCGGATTCCGAATGAATGAAATGGTCTATGTAGGCGAAGACCACTTAGTCGGTGAGGTCATCGGCCTTACAGACCGCCGCACCATTGTCCAGGTATATGAGGAAACCAGCGGCTTAAAACCGGGAGGGACGGTCACTTCCTCCGGCTTCCCCGTATCCGTCACACTGGCCCCAGGCATTTTAAACAACATCTTTGATGGAATTGAGCGCCCTTTAAGCGAGATCGCAAAGACCGGAGGGGCATATATTGACCGGGGAATTCATGTGGATGCCCTTGACGGCGAGAAGCTCTGGAAGACCCACATAACAGTAAAAAAAGGGGATCATCTGTTACCAGGTACCATTATTGCCGAGGTTCCTGAAACCCCGGCAATCGTCCATAAGGTTATGATACCCCCTGATATGGAAGGCTATGTTCTTGACGTGGTGGAGGACGGTTCCTATACCATATCCGATCCCCTGCTGACCCTCCAGCTTTTAGACGGGTCCGAAAAGAAAATTACCATGACCCAGAAGTGGCCCATCCGTGTACCAAGGCCTATATTAAAGAGATATCCGGCCGGAAAGCCTCTTATCACCGGGCAGAGGATCATTGATACCCTGTTTCCTCTTGCTAAGGGAGGTACCGCTTGTATACCCGGCGGTTTTGGTACAGGAAAAACCATGACTCAGCACCAGATCGCCAAGTGGTCTGATGCGGATATTATCATTTATATTGGCTGCGGGGAACGTGGCAACGAGATGACCCAGGTGCTTGAGGAGTTCTCTGAGCTCGTTGACCCCCGTTCCGGAAATCCTCTGATGGACCGGACCACACTGATTGCCAATACTTCAAACATGCCCGTGGCCGCCCGTGAAGCCAGCCTTTACTCCGGCCTTACCCTGGCGGAATACTACCGGGATATGGGATATCATGTGGCAATCATGGCGGACTCCACCTCTAGGTGGGCCGAGGCCTTAAGAGAGTTGTCCGGGCGTCTGGAAGAGATGCCCGCGGAAGAAGGTTTCCCAGCTTATTTGGCCTCCCGTTTATCGGCCTTCTATGAAAGAGCCGGGATGATTCAGAACATGAACGGAACCGAAGGCTCAGTTACCATCATCGGTGCCGTATCCCCTCAGGGAGGCGACTTCTCCGAGCCGGTAACCCAGAACACCAAGCGTTTTGTCCGCTGCTTCTGGGGCCTGGACAGAAACCTTGCAAACGAACGCCACTTCCCGGCCATTCACTGGCTCAGCAGTTATTCTGAATATCTGACTGATCTGGCGCCCTGGTACGTGGAAAACGTGGATAAGAAGTTCGTGGACTACAGAAACCGTCTGGTCTTCCTGCTGACCCAGGAAAGCAGCCTGATGGAGATCGTAAAGCTGATCGGCGGAGACATGCTTCCCGATGACCAGAAGCTTATACTGGAAATATCAAAGGTGATCAGGATCGGATTTTTACAGCAGAACGCATTCCATAAGGACGATACCTGTGTCCCAATGGAAAAACAGTTTAAAATGATGGATCTAATTCTTTATTTATACAAGAAATCCCGTTCCCTTGTTTCCATGGGAATGCCTATGTCCGTATTAAAAGAGGATCCGATCTTTGATAAGATCATTTCCATTAAATATGATGTACCTAACGACAGACTTGATATGTTTGATGACTATAAAAAGCAGGTAGATGCCTTCTATGATTCCGTCATCGAACGCAATGCATAG